A single Oncorhynchus mykiss isolate Arlee chromosome 24, USDA_OmykA_1.1, whole genome shotgun sequence DNA region contains:
- the LOC110503261 gene encoding protein phosphatase 1D, which translates to MENALLMRVSVFSDQGGRKYMEDVTEVVVEPESGEDELNSDEQDETKGDSSTVDIVPENEQPDRTVHNEPLSASTTAAWTQNVQNGDQSCAAVALAVSTVESTPAESDNRPQRSVAFFAVFDGHGGREAAQFARDYLWEFIKKQRGFWSKDDEEVCAAIRKGFVACHHAMWKKLPEWPKTLTGLPSTSGTTASVVVIRGNRMYVAHVGDSAIVLGVQDDLTDQFIKAVEVTQDHKPELPKERERIEGLGGSVIKKSGVNRVVWKRPRLTHNGPVRRSTVIDQIPFLAVARALGDLWSYDFYSGEFVVSPEPDTCVLTLDPHKHRYIILGSDGLWNMVPPQDAVSMCQDNDEAMAPCGVSSARQLVSHALLRWRQRMLRADNTSAIVIALQEPGVPQEPLHHEEVLLNLAEGQHCGPASDSHSNTPLVKVPDMDMSSAVCELLPTLERGHGLSGSSLYVLAQSDPFDPALSDSDDSRTGFPLTTDSPAPGEELSDVTARTPGGKRTLDDDTSPNPVPSAKRNRRRNGEGTLVGPKGGGGKDQKQSLTPPPTNSSPTLFQQQHGKATVCVC; encoded by the exons ATGGAAAACGCATTGTTGATGCGAGTGAGTGTTTTCTCCGACCAGGGAGGCAGGAAATACATGGAGGACGTTACCGAGGTTGTAGTGGAGCCCGAGTCGGGGGAAGACGAGCTGAACTCGGACGAACAAGATGAGACCAAAGGGGATAGCTCGACGGTCGACATTGTGCCTGAAAACGAGCAGCCTGATCGGACTGTACACAACGAGCCTCTATCTGCCTCCACTACAGCTGCATGGACACAAAATGTACAAAATGGGGACCAAAGTTGTGCTGCAGTTGCACTGGCAGTTTCGACAGTGGAGAGTACACCGGCGGAGAGCGATAACCGGCCCCAGCGCTCGGTGGCTTTCTTCGCGGTGTTTGATGGCCACGGAGGCCGAGAGGCAGCGCAGTTTGCACGGGACTATTTATGGGAATTCATCAAGAAACAGCGGGGCTTTTGGTCCAAGGATGACGAGGAAGTGTGTGCAGCTATTCGTAAAGGTTTCGTTGCCTGCCACCATGCCATGTGGAAAAAGCTGC ccGAATGGCCCAAAACTCTCACAGGGCTTCCCAGCACCTCAGGCACCACGGCCAGTGTCGTGGTCATCCGGGGGAACCGAATGTACGTGGCCCACGTAGGAGACTCTGCCATAGTGCTGGGGGTCCAGGATGACCTCACAGACCAGTTCATCAAGGCCGTGGAGGTTACACAGGACCACAAGCCTGAGCTGCCCAAGGAGAGGGAACGCATCGAAGGGCTGGGGGGCAG TGTTATAAAGAAGTCTGGTGTGAACAGGGTGGTGTGGAAGAGACCCAGGCTGACTCATAACGGCCCCGTCCGGAGGAGCACCGTCATCGACCAGATCCCTTTCCTGGCTGTGGCCAGAGCTCTGg GGGACCTGTGGAGCTATGACTTCTACAGCGGAGAGTTTGTCGTGTCCCCGGAGCCAGACACCTGTGTTCTGACCCTTGACCCCCATAAACACCGTTACATCATCCTGGGCAGTGACGGGCTGTGGAACATGGTGCCCCCCCAGGACGCCGTCTCCATGTGCCAGGACAACGATGAGGCCATG gcgCCGTGCGGGGTGTCCAGCGCTCGCCAGCTGGTGAGCCACGCCCTCCTGCGGTGGCGCCAGAGGATGCTGCGTGCGGACAACACGTCGGCCATCGTCATCGCCCTGCAGGAGCCGGGTGTCCCTCAGGAACCTCTCCACCACGAGGAGGTGCTGCTGAACCTGGCCGAGGGACAACACTGTGGCCCCGCATCGGACTCCCACTCCAACACACCACTCGTCAAG gttcCAGACATGGACATGTCGTCTGCTGTGTGTGAGCTCCTTCCGACCCTGGAGCGTGGACACGGCCTATCAGGGAGCAGCCTGTACGTCCTGGCCCAATCAGATCCCTTTGACCCGGCCCTCTCAGACTCTGACGACTCCCGCACCGGTTTCCCCCTGACGACAGACAGCCCCGCCCCGGGGGAGGAGCTTAGTGACGTCACCGCCAGGACGCCCGGCGGCAAACGGACTCTAGATGATGACACGTCACCCAACCCAGTCCCGTCCGCCAAGAGGAACCGGAGGAGGAATGGCGAGGGAACGTTGGTGGGGCCGAAAGGCGGTGGAGGAAAGGACCAGAAACAGTCTCTGACTCCGCCCCCTACCAACAGTTCCCCCAC